The stretch of DNA CTCGTTCGAACCCGCGAGACGCTGCTCGAGAAGGGCGCCGACGAGATCCAGTGTTTCGTGCTCGAGGACAACGAGGTCGGCAACGAGTTCTACCGCACTCACGGCTTCGAGCAGGCCGGCCAGCGCGAGATCGAGATCGGCTCGGAGACGTTCACGGAGAACGTCTACGTCGAAAGCGACCTCGAGGGCGACGGCGAGTGGGGTGCGATCGACGAGGTCACGGTCGACGGTGAGACGGTCTACGTGAGCTACGGTGAAGCGGCCCGTGGTTCGAAGGCACCGTTTTACACGGCCTACCGGACCGAAGACCGGGACGAACGCTACGCCTGGCTCTGTGGGAACTGTGACTCGATCGATAACGCGATGGACGCGATGGGACGGATCGAGTGTAACAACTGCGGGAACCGGCGGAAAGCGACCCGGTGGGACTCCGCACACCTCTAGACAACGTCGAATTCGGTTCTCACCGTCGTTCGTGCGATGGCTACTCGGTGCCGTGACCGACCGTAACGAGTGTCTATCCGGTCCGTACGGTTGCCTTTCAGCTGTTTGAATCGCGTTACCACCTGCTTCGCTCTCAATCGGTTCGGAAGGCGGCCTGGGACGGATTCCGTGCCGAAACACCAACTGTCACTGCTGTTGTGATGACTGCCTGCCGTCTGTTGTCCCCGCATTACAATTGGTCGACCCGTCGATGCGAGGTGTACGTGGGTCACTCTCGGCTGCACCGCCGGATGACTATGGGTGTCTCGTCGGGGTGAGTACGTCGAATGAACAGGGAAGATCACATCGTTCACGGCTTCAAGGCAACGCTCGTTGCGCGCGCGGTCTACATGCTTTCAAGCGCGCTTCTAATGTTCGTACTGGCGCGGTTCCTCCTCGATCCGAACGGATACGGCACGCTGTACTGGGCGATCGGGGTGCTGGCCATTATCCAGCTCTTTGCCGATCTCGGTCTCTCGCGATCCGTCGCTCGGTATCTCTCCGAGTATCGCGAGACGGATCCGGGACAGGTGCCGTATCTCCTCAAGACGACGGTCGCGGCTAAACTCGTCTTGATCACGTTCATCGCGTACGTGCTGTTGCTCTACCACGAGTGGATCGCGACCGCGCTCGGCGAACCGGAGGCGATCCCCTTTCTCGCCGCGGGCGTCCTCTATCTCGTCGCTTTTTCGTTTAGTACCTTCTCGCAAGTGGCGTTTCAGGGCTTCAACCACCTCGGCTACAGCGCCATCGTGCAGGCGATCAGCGGCGCGGGACGGCTGATATTTGCTGTCGCGTTCGTCCTCGCTGGCCTCGGCGCGCTCGGTGCGTTTTTCGGATACATCGTCGGCTACGCACTCGCCGGCGTCATCGGCATTGGGATCCTCTACTACGGGTTCTACAGACAGTACGATCCAGCCGACGAGTACGAGGAGGGGCTCTCGAGACGGCTGCTCGAGTACAGCGTGCCGCTGACAGCAACCCAGAGTGCGAACGTCATCGACAAGCAGATCGACATCGTCCTGGTCGGACTCTTCCTCAACCCGGCTGCAGTCGCGTTCTACACACTTGCAAAGCAAATTTCGGATTTCGTCCTCGCACCCGCCGCGTCGCTTGGCTTTACCATCTCGCCGAACTTCGGCGAACAGAAGGCCGCGGGCGAACTCGAGAAGGCCAGACGGATCTACGAGACCTCGCTGACGAACGTGTTGTTGCTCTACATTCCGGCAGCGGTCGGGCTCGCGATCGTCGCGGGGCCGTTCCTGACAATGGTCTTCGGGACCGATTACGCGGCGGCGGTGCCGGTGTTGCAGGTGCTTGCAGGCTTCGTCGTGTTGCAGGCGATCACGAACCTGACCAGTGACAGTTTGGATTATCTGGGGCGTGCTCGAGCGCGTGCCATCGCCAAAGGCGCAACGGCGGTCGCTAATTTCGGGCTGAACATCCTGTTGATTCCGTGGATCGGCGTCGTCGGTGCGGCGATCGCGACGGTCGCGACACATACGGTGTACGTGGCGGTGAACCTCTATGTCGTCCACACCGAACTCGATTTGAACGTCGTCCGGCTTGCCCGCACGACGGGCCTGATCTGTGCGATTACTGGCGTGATGGCGGTCGCCGTCTTGCTCGTGACGCCGCTTGTCTCGAGTCTGTTCATGTTGGGTGGTGCGATCGCCATCGGTGCGATCAC from Natrinema sp. HArc-T2 encodes:
- a CDS encoding GNAT family N-acetyltransferase — translated: MEIREATESDAEAIRTIAHDSLNSTYTAFLAEETIDDAIEQWYGNSFVDDLDDDRVVFLVVEDDDDEIVAFSQSELIGQQTHTGHLLWLHVHPDHRDGGTGVRLLVRTRETLLEKGADEIQCFVLEDNEVGNEFYRTHGFEQAGQREIEIGSETFTENVYVESDLEGDGEWGAIDEVTVDGETVYVSYGEAARGSKAPFYTAYRTEDRDERYAWLCGNCDSIDNAMDAMGRIECNNCGNRRKATRWDSAHL
- a CDS encoding flippase; amino-acid sequence: MNREDHIVHGFKATLVARAVYMLSSALLMFVLARFLLDPNGYGTLYWAIGVLAIIQLFADLGLSRSVARYLSEYRETDPGQVPYLLKTTVAAKLVLITFIAYVLLLYHEWIATALGEPEAIPFLAAGVLYLVAFSFSTFSQVAFQGFNHLGYSAIVQAISGAGRLIFAVAFVLAGLGALGAFFGYIVGYALAGVIGIGILYYGFYRQYDPADEYEEGLSRRLLEYSVPLTATQSANVIDKQIDIVLVGLFLNPAAVAFYTLAKQISDFVLAPAASLGFTISPNFGEQKAAGELEKARRIYETSLTNVLLLYIPAAVGLAIVAGPFLTMVFGTDYAAAVPVLQVLAGFVVLQAITNLTSDSLDYLGRARARAIAKGATAVANFGLNILLIPWIGVVGAAIATVATHTVYVAVNLYVVHTELDLNVVRLARTTGLICAITGVMAVAVLLVTPLVSSLFMLGGAIAIGAITWALLAVVSGLVDPGQVRSVIS